In a single window of the Streptomyces cinnabarinus genome:
- a CDS encoding rhomboid family intramembrane serine protease, whose product MDQAPDSAQQAQGLPGCYRHPDRETGVRCTRCERPICPECMVSASVGFQCPDCVRTGSGTGHPPAAAQPRTLAGGTLTADPHLVTKILIGINVAVFLAVQARPSLLNDLYLLGAWPPAPFTPTQGVADGEWYRLVTSMFTHEAIWHIGFNMLSLWWLGGPLEAALGRARYLALYLVSGLAGSMLAYLLASPTTATLGASGAVFGLFGATAVLMRRLNYDMRPIIALLAINLIFTFSPGFNISWQAHIGGLVAGVVIGYGMVHAPRERRALVQYGTVALVLAVVIGLTLLRTAQLT is encoded by the coding sequence ATGGACCAGGCGCCAGACAGTGCGCAGCAGGCCCAGGGCCTGCCCGGCTGCTATCGGCACCCGGACCGCGAGACCGGCGTGCGCTGCACACGCTGCGAGCGCCCGATCTGCCCCGAGTGCATGGTCAGCGCCTCCGTCGGCTTCCAGTGCCCCGACTGCGTCCGCACCGGCTCCGGCACCGGACATCCACCCGCCGCGGCCCAGCCCCGCACGCTCGCGGGCGGCACCCTCACCGCCGACCCGCATCTGGTCACCAAGATCCTGATCGGTATCAACGTCGCGGTGTTCCTCGCCGTGCAGGCCCGGCCGTCGCTGCTGAACGACCTCTATCTCCTCGGCGCCTGGCCGCCCGCACCCTTCACCCCCACCCAGGGCGTCGCCGACGGCGAGTGGTACCGCCTGGTCACCTCGATGTTCACGCATGAGGCGATCTGGCACATCGGCTTCAACATGCTGAGCCTGTGGTGGCTCGGCGGCCCGCTGGAGGCGGCCCTGGGCCGGGCCCGCTATCTCGCGCTCTATCTGGTGTCCGGGCTGGCCGGCAGCATGCTGGCGTATCTGCTGGCCTCCCCCACCACGGCCACCCTCGGCGCCTCCGGTGCCGTCTTCGGCCTCTTCGGCGCCACCGCCGTGCTGATGCGCCGCCTGAACTACGACATGCGGCCCATCATCGCCCTGCTGGCGATCAACCTGATCTTCACCTTCAGCCCCGGCTTCAACATCTCCTGGCAGGCCCATATCGGCGGCCTCGTCGCGGGCGTCGTCATCGGCTACGGCATGGTCCACGCCCCGCGCGAGCGGCGGGCGCTGGTCCAGTACGGGACCGTCGCGCTGGTGCTGGCGGTGGTCATCGGCCTCACCCTGCTGAGGACCGCCCAGCTCACCTGA
- the crgA gene encoding cell division protein CrgA, with protein sequence MPKSRIRKKADYTPPPAKQATAIKLTNRSWVAPVMLAMFVIGLAWIVVFYVTDGSLPIDALGNWNIVVGFGFIAAGFGVSTQWK encoded by the coding sequence GTGCCGAAGTCACGTATCCGCAAGAAGGCCGACTACACGCCGCCGCCGGCGAAGCAGGCGACCGCCATCAAGCTGACCAACCGCTCCTGGGTCGCACCCGTGATGCTGGCCATGTTCGTCATCGGGCTGGCCTGGATCGTGGTGTTCTACGTGACCGACGGCTCACTGCCCATCGACGCTCTGGGCAACTGGAACATCGTGGTCGGCTTCGGGTTCATCGCCGCCGGATTCGGCGTCTCCACACAGTGGAAGTAA
- a CDS encoding DUF881 domain-containing protein: MSNSADFPPSGSSPARGRRLKPVRLLTAAVFALAGLIFFTSFNTAKGTNIRTDASLLKLSDLIHERSLKNGELDESNATLREDVETLAERDDGSTKAEDEKLAGLEKSAGTQKLKGEAITVTLNDAPPDATAKLPGYPEPQPDYLVIHQQDLQAVVNALWQGGAKGIKVMDQRLISTSAVRCVGNTLILQGRVYSPPYKITAVGEPGKLQQALAESAAIQNYMVYVNVYGLGWKVTEDGAVTLPGYSGTVDLQYAQPVE, translated from the coding sequence TTGAGCAATTCTGCCGACTTCCCCCCGTCGGGATCCAGTCCTGCCCGCGGGCGTCGTCTGAAGCCCGTGCGGCTGCTCACGGCTGCCGTCTTCGCTCTCGCGGGCCTCATCTTCTTCACGAGTTTCAATACGGCCAAGGGCACCAATATCCGTACGGACGCGTCCTTGCTGAAGCTTTCGGACCTGATCCATGAGCGGAGCCTGAAGAACGGCGAACTGGACGAGTCCAACGCCACGCTGCGCGAGGACGTCGAGACGCTGGCCGAGCGGGACGACGGCAGTACCAAGGCCGAGGACGAGAAGCTCGCGGGCTTGGAGAAGAGCGCGGGCACCCAGAAGCTCAAGGGCGAGGCGATCACCGTCACGCTGAACGACGCCCCGCCGGACGCCACCGCCAAGCTCCCCGGCTATCCCGAGCCGCAGCCCGACTACCTGGTCATCCACCAGCAGGACCTGCAGGCCGTGGTCAACGCCCTGTGGCAGGGCGGTGCCAAGGGCATCAAGGTCATGGACCAGCGGCTGATCTCCACCAGCGCCGTGCGCTGCGTCGGCAACACCCTGATCCTTCAGGGCCGCGTCTACTCACCGCCGTACAAGATCACCGCGGTGGGTGAGCCCGGGAAGCTTCAGCAGGCGCTCGCGGAGAGCGCGGCGATCCAGAACTACATGGTCTACGTGAATGTGTACGGACTGGGCTGGAAAGTCACCGAGGACGGGGCGGTGACTCTTCCCGGTTACTCGGGCACAGTGGATCTGCAGTACGCCCAGCCCGTGGAGTGA
- a CDS encoding class E sortase yields MRFVVRTVSELCITAGTVIVLFVVYVLLWTGVKADHVMDDQIDQLEEQWARGSVRPTASGAPGASVTTAPVPGPYRDGKPFAIMYIPRLGFTWNKPVLEGTRTGTLKKGLGHYARTARLGQKGNFSVAGHRRTYGDPFKDFPRLRAGDAVVLTDGTTWFTYRIDKGPYKTVPTDIEVIDPVPRKSGYTRAGRYLTLTTCDPEWGHSHRLIVWAHLDSTQPVEAGKPAALRR; encoded by the coding sequence GTGCGCTTTGTGGTCAGGACCGTCAGCGAGCTGTGTATCACCGCCGGTACCGTGATCGTTCTGTTTGTCGTCTATGTGCTGTTATGGACCGGTGTGAAGGCCGACCATGTCATGGACGACCAGATCGACCAGCTTGAGGAGCAGTGGGCGCGGGGGAGCGTGCGGCCCACGGCGAGCGGGGCGCCGGGTGCCTCCGTGACGACTGCGCCCGTGCCGGGGCCGTACCGGGACGGCAAGCCTTTCGCGATCATGTACATCCCGCGGCTTGGTTTCACGTGGAACAAGCCGGTCCTGGAGGGCACCAGGACGGGCACGCTGAAGAAGGGTCTGGGCCACTACGCGCGGACCGCGCGGCTCGGGCAGAAGGGCAACTTCTCCGTCGCGGGCCATCGGCGGACGTACGGCGATCCTTTCAAGGACTTCCCCAGGCTGCGTGCCGGGGACGCGGTGGTGCTGACGGACGGGACGACCTGGTTCACGTATCGCATCGACAAGGGTCCCTACAAAACCGTGCCGACGGACATTGAGGTGATCGACCCTGTGCCACGTAAGTCGGGGTATACGCGTGCGGGCCGCTATCTGACACTCACTACGTGCGATCCGGAGTGGGGGCACAGTCACCGGCTGATCGTGTGGGCGCATCTGGACTCCACACAGCCTGTGGAGGCAGGGAAACCAGCGGCCCTGCGCCGTTAG
- a CDS encoding aminodeoxychorismate/anthranilate synthase component II yields MSARILVVDNYDSFVFNLVQYLYQLGAECEVLRNDEVSTAHAQDGFDGVLLSPGPGTPEEAGVCVEMVRHCAATGVPVFGVCLGMQSMQVAYGGVVDRAPELLHGKTSPVEHGGMGVFAGLPSPFIATRYHSLAAEPDTVPAELEVTARTHDGIIMGLRHRELPVEGVQFHPESVLTEHGHRMLANWLVECGDQDAVARSVGLAPVVGRASA; encoded by the coding sequence GTGAGCGCGCGCATTCTCGTCGTCGACAACTACGACAGCTTCGTCTTCAACCTGGTTCAGTACCTGTATCAGCTGGGCGCCGAGTGCGAGGTCCTGCGCAACGACGAGGTGTCCACCGCGCATGCTCAGGACGGTTTCGACGGAGTCCTGCTGTCGCCCGGTCCCGGTACGCCGGAGGAGGCGGGTGTCTGCGTCGAGATGGTCCGCCATTGCGCCGCGACCGGTGTCCCCGTCTTCGGTGTGTGTCTCGGTATGCAGTCGATGCAGGTGGCGTACGGCGGAGTCGTGGACCGGGCGCCGGAGCTGCTGCACGGCAAGACCTCGCCGGTCGAGCATGGGGGCATGGGTGTCTTCGCGGGTCTGCCGTCGCCCTTCATCGCGACCCGCTATCACTCGCTGGCGGCCGAGCCGGACACCGTTCCCGCCGAGCTGGAGGTGACCGCCCGCACCCACGACGGCATCATCATGGGGCTGCGGCATCGTGAACTCCCGGTCGAGGGGGTGCAGTTCCACCCGGAGTCGGTGCTCACCGAGCACGGTCACCGGATGCTGGCGAACTGGCTGGTGGAGTGCGGCGATCAGGACGCGGTGGCGCGCTCCGTGGGGCTGGCCCCGGTGGTGGGCAGGGCCTCGGCGTGA
- a CDS encoding class E sortase yields the protein MTQLRPERESGASYGEQPYEGSGALGEWYGSAGAGEAWAQPPDEETVALRVAGESVSASGGSSAASAAGTPVGGRAARRKAAKRRHGRHGGGAQAASVAESGSRPLSRVEARRQARARKPSAGVVASRAIGEVFITTGVLMLLFVSYQLWWTNVRAHAQADKERNSLQEDWESGKRNPGTFEPGQGFAILHIPKLDVVVPIAEGISNKKVLDRGMVGHYGEGELKTAMPDAKAGNFGLAGHRNTHGEPFRYINRLEPGDPIVVETQDDYYVYKMASILPVTAPSNVSVLEPVPPESGFTGPGRYITLTTCTPEFTSKYRMIVWGKMVEERPRSKGKPDALVQ from the coding sequence GTGACCCAGCTGCGCCCCGAGCGCGAGTCCGGTGCCTCGTACGGGGAGCAGCCGTACGAGGGTTCCGGTGCGCTCGGGGAGTGGTACGGGAGTGCGGGGGCGGGTGAGGCGTGGGCGCAGCCGCCCGATGAGGAGACGGTGGCGCTGCGGGTAGCGGGCGAGTCCGTGTCCGCTTCTGGAGGCTCGTCCGCCGCTTCGGCTGCCGGAACCCCGGTCGGGGGCCGTGCGGCCCGTAGAAAGGCCGCCAAGCGGCGTCATGGGCGTCATGGGGGCGGAGCGCAGGCGGCGTCCGTGGCTGAGTCGGGGAGCCGGCCGCTGTCGCGGGTCGAGGCGCGTCGGCAGGCGCGGGCGCGGAAGCCCAGTGCGGGGGTGGTGGCGAGCCGGGCGATCGGCGAGGTGTTCATCACGACCGGTGTGCTGATGCTGCTGTTCGTCAGCTACCAGTTGTGGTGGACGAATGTCCGGGCGCACGCGCAGGCCGACAAGGAGCGCAACAGCCTCCAGGAGGACTGGGAGAGCGGCAAGCGGAACCCGGGGACCTTCGAGCCGGGCCAGGGCTTCGCGATCCTGCACATTCCCAAGCTGGATGTGGTGGTCCCGATCGCGGAGGGGATCAGCAACAAGAAGGTGCTGGACCGGGGGATGGTCGGGCACTACGGCGAGGGTGAGCTGAAGACGGCGATGCCTGATGCGAAGGCGGGGAATTTCGGTCTCGCGGGGCATCGCAACACGCATGGAGAACCGTTCCGGTACATCAACAGGCTGGAGCCGGGGGATCCGATCGTGGTGGAGACGCAGGACGACTACTACGTCTACAAGATGGCGTCGATCCTGCCGGTGACGGCGCCGAGCAATGTGAGTGTGCTGGAGCCGGTGCCGCCGGAGTCGGGGTTCACCGGGCCGGGGCGGTACATCACGCTCACCACCTGCACGCCGGAGTTCACCAGCAAGTACCGGATGATCGTGTGGGGCAAGATGGTCGAGGAACGGCCGCGCAGCAAGGGCAAGCCGGATGCGCTCGTGCAGTAA
- a CDS encoding class E sortase, giving the protein MAATADQQELTDIPASPRRRGTGRIAAAISVFGELLITAGLVLGLFVVYSLWWTNVIADRKADQQGDKVRDGWAQEAEDGGPAAYDSKSGIGFLHVPDMSRGEILVEKGTASKTLNDGVAGYYTDPVKSALPTSGKKGNFSLAAHRDGHGAKFHNIDKLEEGDPIVFETKDNWYIYKIYATLPETSKYNVKVLGAVPKESGRSKAGHYITLTTCTPVYTSRYRYVVWGELDRVEKVDDQRTLPKELR; this is encoded by the coding sequence GTGGCAGCGACCGCCGATCAGCAAGAGCTGACGGACATCCCCGCCTCCCCGCGGCGCCGGGGCACCGGCCGTATCGCGGCGGCGATCAGCGTCTTCGGTGAACTCCTCATCACGGCGGGCCTGGTGCTGGGTCTGTTCGTCGTCTACTCCCTGTGGTGGACGAACGTCATAGCGGACCGCAAGGCGGATCAGCAGGGCGACAAGGTCCGTGACGGCTGGGCCCAGGAGGCCGAGGACGGTGGCCCGGCGGCCTACGACTCCAAGAGCGGCATCGGCTTCCTGCATGTCCCCGACATGAGCAGGGGCGAGATCCTGGTCGAGAAGGGCACGGCGTCGAAGACCCTCAACGACGGTGTCGCCGGCTACTACACCGACCCGGTCAAGTCCGCGCTTCCCACCTCCGGCAAGAAGGGCAACTTCTCCCTCGCCGCCCATCGCGACGGCCACGGCGCGAAGTTCCACAACATCGACAAGCTGGAGGAAGGCGACCCGATCGTCTTCGAGACCAAGGACAACTGGTACATCTACAAGATCTACGCCACTCTCCCGGAAACCTCGAAGTACAACGTCAAGGTCCTGGGCGCGGTCCCGAAGGAGTCGGGCAGGTCCAAGGCGGGCCACTACATCACTCTGACGACGTGCACGCCGGTGTACACGAGCCGGTACCGGTACGTGGTGTGGGGCGAACTGGACCGGGTGGAGAAGGTCGACGACCAGCGAACCCTGCCGAAGGAACTCCGCTGA